The following coding sequences lie in one Oncorhynchus kisutch isolate 150728-3 linkage group LG17, Okis_V2, whole genome shotgun sequence genomic window:
- the LOC109907761 gene encoding IQ motif and SEC7 domain-containing protein 1 isoform X6, with amino-acid sequence MWKYCISSRTVSVEGDARPSESDGGASYRGPVISPDRFEGPLYGHGVQPGPQRPPRRPKLQHSQSILRKQAEEEAIKRSRSLSEGYELSADLQDKQVEMLERKYGGRFITRHAARTIQTAFRQYQMNKNFERLRSSMSENRMSRRIVLSNMRMQFSFEGPEKVHSSYFEGKQVSLTDDGTPLALVQSECGDMEVHHQANMASHPASQNDLTDAITELEDAFSRQVKSLAESIDDALNCRSLQGDEGLDPEAMGCPEVEREVAYQVKPHRGVAGRMREDMMASYSDVTLFIDEEELSPSMGLSRGSGDQPSSIESDLRLRSANSSQEYWPLDTKDEGRDTDTSCRSTPSLECQEQRLRVDHLPLLTIEPPSDSSAEHSDRSDRSSVKRPPVYEPHGGSHIVASSKASPKHISHGPPPRAPSRDDEAPLRHRHRALESHLAINGSANRQSKSESDFSDGDNDSINSTSNSNDTINCSSESSRDSLREQTLCKQTYHKETRNSWDSPVFSNDVIRKRHYRIGLNLFNKKPEKGVQYLTERGFVPDTPVGVAHFLLQRKGLSRQMIGEFLGNRQKQFNRDVLDCVVDEMDFSSMELDEALRKFQNHIRVQGEAQKVERLIEAYSQRYCICNPTVVRQFRNPDTIFILAFAIILLNTDMYSPNVKPERKMKLEDFVKNLRGVDDGEDIPRETLVGIYERIRKRELKTNEDHVSQVQKVEKLIVGKKPIGSLHHGIGCVLSLPHRRLVCYCRLFEVPDPNKLQKLGLHQREIFLFNDLLVVTKIFQKKKNSVTYSFRQSFSLYGMQVLMFENQYYGNGIRLTSAIPGADIKVLINFNAPNPQDRKKFTDDLRESIAEVQEMEKYRIESELEKQKGVVRPSMSQSSGLKKEAGNGNMNRASLDDTYTMGEGLKRSALSSSLRDLSEAGKRGRRSSAGSLDSNMEGSIINSPHIRRRATTPRSEGPPRGHHTIPNSSSLLGSLFGSKRGKPSSQSHPPLPLPGHPTLISHTPHPSNLHHTAQQVAQAQLHHSQYCHVQQNPPPYHHHHHYHPPPHTQYHQHPAAYASSSHTHQHTHPHPHVPQHSHGTHSQHSHHASHSQHAPHHHSQMQGPAPSGPKPKHSGISTVV; translated from the exons TGTGGAGGGGGATGCGCGGCCCAGTGAGAGTGACGGTGGAGCAAGCTACAGGGGCCCAGTGATAAGCCCAGACCGCTTCGAGGGCCCCCTCTACGGCCACGGGGTGCAGCCGGGCCCCCAGCGCCCCCCCCGCAGGCCCAAGCTCCAGCACTCGCAGTCCATCCTTCGCAAGCAAGCCGAGGAGGAGGCCATCAAGCGCTCCCGCTCGCTCTCCGAGGGCTATGAGCTCTCCGCTGACCTCCAGGACAAACAG GTGGAGATGCTGGAGCGTAAATATGGAGGACGCTTCATAACCCGGCATGCGGCCCGCACCATCCAGACAGCCTTCCGCCAGTACCAGATGAACAAAAACTTTGAGCGTCTCAGGAGTTCTATGTCTGAGAACCGCATGTCCCGACGCATCGTTCTGTCCAACATGAGGATGCAGTTCTCCTTCGAGGGCCCTGAGAAAGTCCACAGCTCCTACTTTGAGGGGAAACAGGTGTCCCTGACAGATGACGGCACCCCCCTGGCCTTGGTACAGTCCGAGTGCGGGGACATGGAGGTCCACCACCAGGCCAACATGGCGTCTCACCCTGCTTCCCAGAACGACCTGACGGACGCCATCACGGAGTTGGAGGACGCCTTCTCCAGGCAGGTGAAGTCTCTGGCCGAGTCCATTGATGACGCCTTGAACTGCCGCAGCCTGCAGGGCGACGAGGGTCTTGACCCTGAGGCCATGGGCTGCCccgaggtagagagggaggtggcCTATCAGGTGAAGCCTCACCGCGGGGTGGCGGGGCGCATGCGAGAGGACATGATGGCGTCCTACAGCGATGTGACTCTGTTTATCGACGAGGAGGAGCTGTCTCCCTCTATGGGGCTATCGCGGGGGTCAGGTGACCAGCCCTCCAGCATTGAGTCAGACCTACGCCTGCGCTCAGCCAACTCCTCCCAGGAGTACTGGCCCCTGGACACCAAAGATGAGGGGCGTGACACAGACACCAGCTGCCGCAGCACCCCTTCCCTAGAGTGCCAGGAGCAGCGGCTCAGGGTGGACCACCTCCCCCTGCTGACCATCGAGCCGCCCAGCGACAGCTCCGCCGAACACAGTGACCGCTCTGACCGCAGCTCCGTCAAACGACCGCCCGTCTACGAGCCTCACGGGGGCAGCCACATCGTGGCGTCCTCCAAGGCTAGCCCCAAACACATCTCTCATGGCCCACCCCCGCGGGCGCCCTCCAGGGACGACGAGGCGCCCCTCCGCCACCGCCACCGGGCGCTGGAAAGCCACCTGGCCATCAACGGCTCTGCCAATCGGCAGAGCAAGTCTGAGTCTGACTTCTCGGACGGGGATAACGACAGCATCAACAGCACATCGAACTCCAACGACACCATCAATTGCAGCTCTGAGTCGTCCAGGGACAGCCTGAGGGAGCAGACACTCTGCAAGCAGACATATCACAAAGAGACACGTAACAGCTGGGACTCGCCCGTCTTCAGCAACGATGTGATCCGCAAGAGGCACTACCGCATCGGCCTGAACCTCTTCAACAA GAAGCCAGAAAAAGGCGTCCAGTACTTGACTGAGAGAGGGTTCGTCCCGGACACACCTGTGGGTGTGGCTCACTTCCTGCTTCAGAGGAAGGGCCTGAGCAGGCAGATGATTGGAGAGTTCCTGGGCAACCGTCAGAAACAGTTCAACAGAGATGTCCTGGA CTGTGTGGTGGATGAGATGGATTTCTCGTCAATGGAGCTGGACGAGGCACTGAGAAAGTTCCAGAACCACATTCGGGTCCAGGGAGAGGCCCAGAAGGTGGAGCGCCTCATCGAAGCCTACAG CCAACGCTACTGCATCTGTAACCCCACGGTAGTGCGACAGTTCCGGAACCCTGACACCATCTTCATCCTGGCCTTCGCCATCATCCTCCTCAACACAGACATGTACAGCCCCAACGTCAAGCCGGAGAGGAAGATGAAGCTGGAGGACTTCGTCAAGAACCTCCGAg GGGTGGATGATGGGGAGGACATCCCCAGGGAGACTCTGGTAGGAATTTATGAAAGGATCAGGAAGAGGGAGCTGAAGACAAACGAGGACCACGTGTCTCAGGTTCAGAAGGTGGAGAAACTCATAGTGGGGAAGAAACCG ATTGGATCTCTCCACCATGGAATAGGATGT GTGCTGTCCCTGCCCCATCGTAGGCTAGTGTGCTACTGTCGGCTGTTTGAAGTGCCAGACCCCAACAAGCTCCAGAAGTTAGGCCTGCACCAGCGGGAGATCTTCCTGTTTAATGACCTTCTGGTG GTGACAAAGATTTTCCAGAAGAAGAAGAACTCTGTGACATACAGCTTCCGGcagtctttctctctgtatggGATGCAGGTTCTGATGTTTGAGAACCAGT ATTACGGGAATGGAATCAGGCTTACATCAGCCATACCAGGTGCCGACATCAAGGTCCTCATCAACTTTAATGCGCCCAACCCCCAGGACCGCAAGAAGTTCACTGACGACCTGCGAGAGTCTATCGCCGAGGTCCAGGAAATGGAGAAATACAGGATAGAGT CTGAGCTTGAGAAGCAGAAAGGGGTGGTGAGGCCCAGTATGTCCCAGAGCTCTGGGCTGAAGAAGGAGGCTGGCAATGGCAACATGAACCGTGCCAGTCTGGACGACACCTACACCATGGGCGAGGGCCTGAAGAGGAGCGCCCTCAGCAGCTCCCTCCGCGACCTCTCCGAAGCAG GCAAGCGTGGGCGTCGCAGCAGTGCAGGATCACTAGACAGCAATATGGAA GGGTCCATCATTAACAGTCCTCACATACGCCGGAGAGCCACAACCCCACGCAGCGAGGGCCCGCCCCGGGGCCACCATACCATCCccaactcctcctccctcctcggGTCGCTCTTTGGCAGCAAACGGGGGAAGCCTTCATCCCAgagccatcctcctcttcctctgcctgGTCACCCCACCCTCATCTCCCACACGCCCCATCCATCCAACCTCCACCACACAGCCCAGCAGGTAGCCCAGGCCCAGCTCCACCACTCCCAGTACTGCCACGTCCAACAGAACCCccctccctaccaccaccaccaccattaccacccCCCTCCCCATACACAGTACCACCAGCACCCGGCAGCATATGCATCCtcctcccacacacaccaacacacccacccCCACCCGCATGTACCACAGCACAGCCACGGCACCCATAGCCAGCATTCCCATCACGCCTCACACTCCCAGCATGCCCCTCACCACCACAGTCAGATGCAGGGCCCGGCACCCAGCGGGCCCAAACCCAAACACAGTGGCATCAGCACCGTGGTGTGA
- the LOC109907761 gene encoding IQ motif and SEC7 domain-containing protein 1 isoform X4 has translation MWKLKTFCMDYWHVLCLHPHNTFHKSVEGDARPSESDGGASYRGPVISPDRFEGPLYGHGVQPGPQRPPRRPKLQHSQSILRKQAEEEAIKRSRSLSEGYELSADLQDKQVEMLERKYGGRFITRHAARTIQTAFRQYQMNKNFERLRSSMSENRMSRRIVLSNMRMQFSFEGPEKVHSSYFEGKQVSLTDDGTPLALVQSECGDMEVHHQANMASHPASQNDLTDAITELEDAFSRQVKSLAESIDDALNCRSLQGDEGLDPEAMGCPEVEREVAYQVKPHRGVAGRMREDMMASYSDVTLFIDEEELSPSMGLSRGSGDQPSSIESDLRLRSANSSQEYWPLDTKDEGRDTDTSCRSTPSLECQEQRLRVDHLPLLTIEPPSDSSAEHSDRSDRSSVKRPPVYEPHGGSHIVASSKASPKHISHGPPPRAPSRDDEAPLRHRHRALESHLAINGSANRQSKSESDFSDGDNDSINSTSNSNDTINCSSESSRDSLREQTLCKQTYHKETRNSWDSPVFSNDVIRKRHYRIGLNLFNKKPEKGVQYLTERGFVPDTPVGVAHFLLQRKGLSRQMIGEFLGNRQKQFNRDVLDCVVDEMDFSSMELDEALRKFQNHIRVQGEAQKVERLIEAYSQRYCICNPTVVRQFRNPDTIFILAFAIILLNTDMYSPNVKPERKMKLEDFVKNLRGVDDGEDIPRETLVGIYERIRKRELKTNEDHVSQVQKVEKLIVGKKPIGSLHHGIGCVLSLPHRRLVCYCRLFEVPDPNKLQKLGLHQREIFLFNDLLVVTKIFQKKKNSVTYSFRQSFSLYGMQVLMFENQYYGNGIRLTSAIPGADIKVLINFNAPNPQDRKKFTDDLRESIAEVQEMEKYRIESELEKQKGVVRPSMSQSSGLKKEAGNGNMNRASLDDTYTMGEGLKRSALSSSLRDLSEAGKRGRRSSAGSLDSNMEGSIINSPHIRRRATTPRSEGPPRGHHTIPNSSSLLGSLFGSKRGKPSSQSHPPLPLPGHPTLISHTPHPSNLHHTAQQVAQAQLHHSQYCHVQQNPPPYHHHHHYHPPPHTQYHQHPAAYASSSHTHQHTHPHPHVPQHSHGTHSQHSHHASHSQHAPHHHSQMQGPAPSGPKPKHSGISTVV, from the exons TGTGGAGGGGGATGCGCGGCCCAGTGAGAGTGACGGTGGAGCAAGCTACAGGGGCCCAGTGATAAGCCCAGACCGCTTCGAGGGCCCCCTCTACGGCCACGGGGTGCAGCCGGGCCCCCAGCGCCCCCCCCGCAGGCCCAAGCTCCAGCACTCGCAGTCCATCCTTCGCAAGCAAGCCGAGGAGGAGGCCATCAAGCGCTCCCGCTCGCTCTCCGAGGGCTATGAGCTCTCCGCTGACCTCCAGGACAAACAG GTGGAGATGCTGGAGCGTAAATATGGAGGACGCTTCATAACCCGGCATGCGGCCCGCACCATCCAGACAGCCTTCCGCCAGTACCAGATGAACAAAAACTTTGAGCGTCTCAGGAGTTCTATGTCTGAGAACCGCATGTCCCGACGCATCGTTCTGTCCAACATGAGGATGCAGTTCTCCTTCGAGGGCCCTGAGAAAGTCCACAGCTCCTACTTTGAGGGGAAACAGGTGTCCCTGACAGATGACGGCACCCCCCTGGCCTTGGTACAGTCCGAGTGCGGGGACATGGAGGTCCACCACCAGGCCAACATGGCGTCTCACCCTGCTTCCCAGAACGACCTGACGGACGCCATCACGGAGTTGGAGGACGCCTTCTCCAGGCAGGTGAAGTCTCTGGCCGAGTCCATTGATGACGCCTTGAACTGCCGCAGCCTGCAGGGCGACGAGGGTCTTGACCCTGAGGCCATGGGCTGCCccgaggtagagagggaggtggcCTATCAGGTGAAGCCTCACCGCGGGGTGGCGGGGCGCATGCGAGAGGACATGATGGCGTCCTACAGCGATGTGACTCTGTTTATCGACGAGGAGGAGCTGTCTCCCTCTATGGGGCTATCGCGGGGGTCAGGTGACCAGCCCTCCAGCATTGAGTCAGACCTACGCCTGCGCTCAGCCAACTCCTCCCAGGAGTACTGGCCCCTGGACACCAAAGATGAGGGGCGTGACACAGACACCAGCTGCCGCAGCACCCCTTCCCTAGAGTGCCAGGAGCAGCGGCTCAGGGTGGACCACCTCCCCCTGCTGACCATCGAGCCGCCCAGCGACAGCTCCGCCGAACACAGTGACCGCTCTGACCGCAGCTCCGTCAAACGACCGCCCGTCTACGAGCCTCACGGGGGCAGCCACATCGTGGCGTCCTCCAAGGCTAGCCCCAAACACATCTCTCATGGCCCACCCCCGCGGGCGCCCTCCAGGGACGACGAGGCGCCCCTCCGCCACCGCCACCGGGCGCTGGAAAGCCACCTGGCCATCAACGGCTCTGCCAATCGGCAGAGCAAGTCTGAGTCTGACTTCTCGGACGGGGATAACGACAGCATCAACAGCACATCGAACTCCAACGACACCATCAATTGCAGCTCTGAGTCGTCCAGGGACAGCCTGAGGGAGCAGACACTCTGCAAGCAGACATATCACAAAGAGACACGTAACAGCTGGGACTCGCCCGTCTTCAGCAACGATGTGATCCGCAAGAGGCACTACCGCATCGGCCTGAACCTCTTCAACAA GAAGCCAGAAAAAGGCGTCCAGTACTTGACTGAGAGAGGGTTCGTCCCGGACACACCTGTGGGTGTGGCTCACTTCCTGCTTCAGAGGAAGGGCCTGAGCAGGCAGATGATTGGAGAGTTCCTGGGCAACCGTCAGAAACAGTTCAACAGAGATGTCCTGGA CTGTGTGGTGGATGAGATGGATTTCTCGTCAATGGAGCTGGACGAGGCACTGAGAAAGTTCCAGAACCACATTCGGGTCCAGGGAGAGGCCCAGAAGGTGGAGCGCCTCATCGAAGCCTACAG CCAACGCTACTGCATCTGTAACCCCACGGTAGTGCGACAGTTCCGGAACCCTGACACCATCTTCATCCTGGCCTTCGCCATCATCCTCCTCAACACAGACATGTACAGCCCCAACGTCAAGCCGGAGAGGAAGATGAAGCTGGAGGACTTCGTCAAGAACCTCCGAg GGGTGGATGATGGGGAGGACATCCCCAGGGAGACTCTGGTAGGAATTTATGAAAGGATCAGGAAGAGGGAGCTGAAGACAAACGAGGACCACGTGTCTCAGGTTCAGAAGGTGGAGAAACTCATAGTGGGGAAGAAACCG ATTGGATCTCTCCACCATGGAATAGGATGT GTGCTGTCCCTGCCCCATCGTAGGCTAGTGTGCTACTGTCGGCTGTTTGAAGTGCCAGACCCCAACAAGCTCCAGAAGTTAGGCCTGCACCAGCGGGAGATCTTCCTGTTTAATGACCTTCTGGTG GTGACAAAGATTTTCCAGAAGAAGAAGAACTCTGTGACATACAGCTTCCGGcagtctttctctctgtatggGATGCAGGTTCTGATGTTTGAGAACCAGT ATTACGGGAATGGAATCAGGCTTACATCAGCCATACCAGGTGCCGACATCAAGGTCCTCATCAACTTTAATGCGCCCAACCCCCAGGACCGCAAGAAGTTCACTGACGACCTGCGAGAGTCTATCGCCGAGGTCCAGGAAATGGAGAAATACAGGATAGAGT CTGAGCTTGAGAAGCAGAAAGGGGTGGTGAGGCCCAGTATGTCCCAGAGCTCTGGGCTGAAGAAGGAGGCTGGCAATGGCAACATGAACCGTGCCAGTCTGGACGACACCTACACCATGGGCGAGGGCCTGAAGAGGAGCGCCCTCAGCAGCTCCCTCCGCGACCTCTCCGAAGCAG GCAAGCGTGGGCGTCGCAGCAGTGCAGGATCACTAGACAGCAATATGGAA GGGTCCATCATTAACAGTCCTCACATACGCCGGAGAGCCACAACCCCACGCAGCGAGGGCCCGCCCCGGGGCCACCATACCATCCccaactcctcctccctcctcggGTCGCTCTTTGGCAGCAAACGGGGGAAGCCTTCATCCCAgagccatcctcctcttcctctgcctgGTCACCCCACCCTCATCTCCCACACGCCCCATCCATCCAACCTCCACCACACAGCCCAGCAGGTAGCCCAGGCCCAGCTCCACCACTCCCAGTACTGCCACGTCCAACAGAACCCccctccctaccaccaccaccaccattaccacccCCCTCCCCATACACAGTACCACCAGCACCCGGCAGCATATGCATCCtcctcccacacacaccaacacacccacccCCACCCGCATGTACCACAGCACAGCCACGGCACCCATAGCCAGCATTCCCATCACGCCTCACACTCCCAGCATGCCCCTCACCACCACAGTCAGATGCAGGGCCCGGCACCCAGCGGGCCCAAACCCAAACACAGTGGCATCAGCACCGTGGTGTGA
- the LOC109907761 gene encoding IQ motif and SEC7 domain-containing protein 1 isoform X2, whose protein sequence is MDKPSVWRAVVSSTDPRRPRSESSTPPRGGTHPGRPSSAMSYRLYDIVEGDARPSESDGGASYRGPVISPDRFEGPLYGHGVQPGPQRPPRRPKLQHSQSILRKQAEEEAIKRSRSLSEGYELSADLQDKQVEMLERKYGGRFITRHAARTIQTAFRQYQMNKNFERLRSSMSENRMSRRIVLSNMRMQFSFEGPEKVHSSYFEGKQVSLTDDGTPLALVQSECGDMEVHHQANMASHPASQNDLTDAITELEDAFSRQVKSLAESIDDALNCRSLQGDEGLDPEAMGCPEVEREVAYQVKPHRGVAGRMREDMMASYSDVTLFIDEEELSPSMGLSRGSGDQPSSIESDLRLRSANSSQEYWPLDTKDEGRDTDTSCRSTPSLECQEQRLRVDHLPLLTIEPPSDSSAEHSDRSDRSSVKRPPVYEPHGGSHIVASSKASPKHISHGPPPRAPSRDDEAPLRHRHRALESHLAINGSANRQSKSESDFSDGDNDSINSTSNSNDTINCSSESSRDSLREQTLCKQTYHKETRNSWDSPVFSNDVIRKRHYRIGLNLFNKKPEKGVQYLTERGFVPDTPVGVAHFLLQRKGLSRQMIGEFLGNRQKQFNRDVLDCVVDEMDFSSMELDEALRKFQNHIRVQGEAQKVERLIEAYSQRYCICNPTVVRQFRNPDTIFILAFAIILLNTDMYSPNVKPERKMKLEDFVKNLRGVDDGEDIPRETLVGIYERIRKRELKTNEDHVSQVQKVEKLIVGKKPIGSLHHGIGCVLSLPHRRLVCYCRLFEVPDPNKLQKLGLHQREIFLFNDLLVVTKIFQKKKNSVTYSFRQSFSLYGMQVLMFENQYYGNGIRLTSAIPGADIKVLINFNAPNPQDRKKFTDDLRESIAEVQEMEKYRIESELEKQKGVVRPSMSQSSGLKKEAGNGNMNRASLDDTYTMGEGLKRSALSSSLRDLSEAGKRGRRSSAGSLDSNMEGSIINSPHIRRRATTPRSEGPPRGHHTIPNSSSLLGSLFGSKRGKPSSQSHPPLPLPGHPTLISHTPHPSNLHHTAQQVAQAQLHHSQYCHVQQNPPPYHHHHHYHPPPHTQYHQHPAAYASSSHTHQHTHPHPHVPQHSHGTHSQHSHHASHSQHAPHHHSQMQGPAPSGPKPKHSGISTVV, encoded by the exons TGTGGAGGGGGATGCGCGGCCCAGTGAGAGTGACGGTGGAGCAAGCTACAGGGGCCCAGTGATAAGCCCAGACCGCTTCGAGGGCCCCCTCTACGGCCACGGGGTGCAGCCGGGCCCCCAGCGCCCCCCCCGCAGGCCCAAGCTCCAGCACTCGCAGTCCATCCTTCGCAAGCAAGCCGAGGAGGAGGCCATCAAGCGCTCCCGCTCGCTCTCCGAGGGCTATGAGCTCTCCGCTGACCTCCAGGACAAACAG GTGGAGATGCTGGAGCGTAAATATGGAGGACGCTTCATAACCCGGCATGCGGCCCGCACCATCCAGACAGCCTTCCGCCAGTACCAGATGAACAAAAACTTTGAGCGTCTCAGGAGTTCTATGTCTGAGAACCGCATGTCCCGACGCATCGTTCTGTCCAACATGAGGATGCAGTTCTCCTTCGAGGGCCCTGAGAAAGTCCACAGCTCCTACTTTGAGGGGAAACAGGTGTCCCTGACAGATGACGGCACCCCCCTGGCCTTGGTACAGTCCGAGTGCGGGGACATGGAGGTCCACCACCAGGCCAACATGGCGTCTCACCCTGCTTCCCAGAACGACCTGACGGACGCCATCACGGAGTTGGAGGACGCCTTCTCCAGGCAGGTGAAGTCTCTGGCCGAGTCCATTGATGACGCCTTGAACTGCCGCAGCCTGCAGGGCGACGAGGGTCTTGACCCTGAGGCCATGGGCTGCCccgaggtagagagggaggtggcCTATCAGGTGAAGCCTCACCGCGGGGTGGCGGGGCGCATGCGAGAGGACATGATGGCGTCCTACAGCGATGTGACTCTGTTTATCGACGAGGAGGAGCTGTCTCCCTCTATGGGGCTATCGCGGGGGTCAGGTGACCAGCCCTCCAGCATTGAGTCAGACCTACGCCTGCGCTCAGCCAACTCCTCCCAGGAGTACTGGCCCCTGGACACCAAAGATGAGGGGCGTGACACAGACACCAGCTGCCGCAGCACCCCTTCCCTAGAGTGCCAGGAGCAGCGGCTCAGGGTGGACCACCTCCCCCTGCTGACCATCGAGCCGCCCAGCGACAGCTCCGCCGAACACAGTGACCGCTCTGACCGCAGCTCCGTCAAACGACCGCCCGTCTACGAGCCTCACGGGGGCAGCCACATCGTGGCGTCCTCCAAGGCTAGCCCCAAACACATCTCTCATGGCCCACCCCCGCGGGCGCCCTCCAGGGACGACGAGGCGCCCCTCCGCCACCGCCACCGGGCGCTGGAAAGCCACCTGGCCATCAACGGCTCTGCCAATCGGCAGAGCAAGTCTGAGTCTGACTTCTCGGACGGGGATAACGACAGCATCAACAGCACATCGAACTCCAACGACACCATCAATTGCAGCTCTGAGTCGTCCAGGGACAGCCTGAGGGAGCAGACACTCTGCAAGCAGACATATCACAAAGAGACACGTAACAGCTGGGACTCGCCCGTCTTCAGCAACGATGTGATCCGCAAGAGGCACTACCGCATCGGCCTGAACCTCTTCAACAA GAAGCCAGAAAAAGGCGTCCAGTACTTGACTGAGAGAGGGTTCGTCCCGGACACACCTGTGGGTGTGGCTCACTTCCTGCTTCAGAGGAAGGGCCTGAGCAGGCAGATGATTGGAGAGTTCCTGGGCAACCGTCAGAAACAGTTCAACAGAGATGTCCTGGA CTGTGTGGTGGATGAGATGGATTTCTCGTCAATGGAGCTGGACGAGGCACTGAGAAAGTTCCAGAACCACATTCGGGTCCAGGGAGAGGCCCAGAAGGTGGAGCGCCTCATCGAAGCCTACAG CCAACGCTACTGCATCTGTAACCCCACGGTAGTGCGACAGTTCCGGAACCCTGACACCATCTTCATCCTGGCCTTCGCCATCATCCTCCTCAACACAGACATGTACAGCCCCAACGTCAAGCCGGAGAGGAAGATGAAGCTGGAGGACTTCGTCAAGAACCTCCGAg GGGTGGATGATGGGGAGGACATCCCCAGGGAGACTCTGGTAGGAATTTATGAAAGGATCAGGAAGAGGGAGCTGAAGACAAACGAGGACCACGTGTCTCAGGTTCAGAAGGTGGAGAAACTCATAGTGGGGAAGAAACCG ATTGGATCTCTCCACCATGGAATAGGATGT GTGCTGTCCCTGCCCCATCGTAGGCTAGTGTGCTACTGTCGGCTGTTTGAAGTGCCAGACCCCAACAAGCTCCAGAAGTTAGGCCTGCACCAGCGGGAGATCTTCCTGTTTAATGACCTTCTGGTG GTGACAAAGATTTTCCAGAAGAAGAAGAACTCTGTGACATACAGCTTCCGGcagtctttctctctgtatggGATGCAGGTTCTGATGTTTGAGAACCAGT ATTACGGGAATGGAATCAGGCTTACATCAGCCATACCAGGTGCCGACATCAAGGTCCTCATCAACTTTAATGCGCCCAACCCCCAGGACCGCAAGAAGTTCACTGACGACCTGCGAGAGTCTATCGCCGAGGTCCAGGAAATGGAGAAATACAGGATAGAGT CTGAGCTTGAGAAGCAGAAAGGGGTGGTGAGGCCCAGTATGTCCCAGAGCTCTGGGCTGAAGAAGGAGGCTGGCAATGGCAACATGAACCGTGCCAGTCTGGACGACACCTACACCATGGGCGAGGGCCTGAAGAGGAGCGCCCTCAGCAGCTCCCTCCGCGACCTCTCCGAAGCAG GCAAGCGTGGGCGTCGCAGCAGTGCAGGATCACTAGACAGCAATATGGAA GGGTCCATCATTAACAGTCCTCACATACGCCGGAGAGCCACAACCCCACGCAGCGAGGGCCCGCCCCGGGGCCACCATACCATCCccaactcctcctccctcctcggGTCGCTCTTTGGCAGCAAACGGGGGAAGCCTTCATCCCAgagccatcctcctcttcctctgcctgGTCACCCCACCCTCATCTCCCACACGCCCCATCCATCCAACCTCCACCACACAGCCCAGCAGGTAGCCCAGGCCCAGCTCCACCACTCCCAGTACTGCCACGTCCAACAGAACCCccctccctaccaccaccaccaccattaccacccCCCTCCCCATACACAGTACCACCAGCACCCGGCAGCATATGCATCCtcctcccacacacaccaacacacccacccCCACCCGCATGTACCACAGCACAGCCACGGCACCCATAGCCAGCATTCCCATCACGCCTCACACTCCCAGCATGCCCCTCACCACCACAGTCAGATGCAGGGCCCGGCACCCAGCGGGCCCAAACCCAAACACAGTGGCATCAGCACCGTGGTGTGA